From the genome of Streptomyces sp. NBC_00523:
TGGACTCCGTGGTGGACCTCATCAGCCGCGCGGTCGCCGCCCCGGCGTAGCCGCTCCTACCGTCACCCGGCCCCGCCGCCGGGTGCTTCGGCATGCCCGGAAACGCGCGGAACGGGCACCGGACGGTCCGCGGAACCCCCGGGAAATCGATGCGCCACACCCCTTGCCCCGCCGCATCCTCATATCGATACTGCTGGTTACGTAATTAGCGCACCGCCGGGAGGAACACCCATGCAGACCGCTGTCACGAACCCCAAGCCGGTCCTGGACAAGCCGCTCATGCACTACGGGAGCCGCACCCTCGAACGCCTCGCGCCCGGCGCCGAGCCGGTCACGTACCGGCAGGTCGGGATCAGCCCGCTCACCCCGCACTTCGGCGCCGTGCTCGACGGAGTCGACCTGACCCGCCCGATCACCGAGGAGCTGGCAGAGGAGCTGCGCCAGGCCCTGCTGGAGTGGAAGGTGATCTTCTTCCGCAAGCAGACCGGCTTCACCGCCGATCATCAGCTCGCCCTGTCCGGCGTCTGGGGCCCGCCCGAGCCCAACCCGTTCTTCCCGAAGACCGGGACGGCCGGCGTCTCGCGCCTGGCCAAGGACGCCAAGGCAGCCGGCAACAAGAACATCTGGCACAGCGACCACTCGTTCATGGTCAACCCGGCGCTCGGCTCCGTCCTGCGCGCTGTGGAGGTGCCCGGGGCGGGCGGCGACACGATGTGGGCGGACATGGCCGCCGCCTACGACAACCTGCCCGACGACCTGAAGGCCCGCATCGCCGAGCTCACCGCCGTGCACGACTGGGCACCCAGCTGGGGCGCCCTCATGAACGACGAGCAGAAGGCCGAGTTCCGTAAGTCCTGGCCGCGGGTCGAGCACCCCGTCGTCGTCCGCCACCCGCGCAGCGGCCGCAAGACGCTCTACGTCAACGAGCCCTTCACCACCCGCATCAACGGCCTCTCCGACGCCGAGAGCCGCGAACTGCTCGACATCCTGGTCCTCCAGGCCCGCATCCCCGAGTACCAGGTCCGCTTCCACTGGGAGGCCGACTCGATCGCCATCTGGGACAACATCGCCACCCAGCACTACGCGATCAACGACTACTTCCCGCAGCGCCGGGTCATGGAGCGCATCGCCATCGCCGGCGTACCGCTCTCCTGACCCCCTCCGCCCCTCTTCCCGGGAGATCCCATGACCGCGGCACCGATCGAACGGCCCCCGCACCCCACCCGAGTGGTGGCACCCGCCGGCACCCGTACCCGGGCCTGGACGGTGACCGCGCTGCTCGTGGTCTTCATGATGGTCAACTTCGCCGACAAGTCCGTGCTCGGCCTCGCCGCCGACGAGATCCGCGCGGACCTGCACCTGAGCGCCACTCAGTTCGGCCTCGTCAACGGCGCGTTCTTCCTGCTCTTCTCGGTCGCCGCCGTCCTGGTCGGACTCGCCGCCGACCGGGTGTCACCGAAGATCCTGCTGCTCCTCATGGCGCTGCTGTGGTCCGTGGCCCAGGTCCCCGCGGCGATCGGCGGCGGCCTCGCCGTCCTCGTCGTCTCCCGGGTCTTCCTCGGCGCGGCCGAGGGCCCGGCCTTCCCCGTGGCCCAGCAGGCCACCCTCGCCTGGTTCCCGAACGACCGGCGCAATCTGCCGGGCGCCCTGATCACCCTCGGCGTCACGCTCGGCGTGATCACCTCCGCGCCCGGCCTGTCCTGGGTCATCCAGCACCACGGCTGGCGCACCGCCCTGTGGGTGCTGGCGGGCGTGGGCCTCGTCTGGGCCGCCGTCTGGAAGGTGCTCGGCGCCGACGGCGGACACCGCGTCGAGACCGCCCGTACGCCCGTACGCGAGGAGGCGCCCGCCGCCCCGGTCCCGTACCGCGCGATCCTCACCAGCCGCACCTGGATCGGCGCCACCTTCGCCTACTTCACCAGCTACTGGACCGTCGCTCTCATGCTGGTCTGGCTGCCGTCCTACCTCCGCAACGCCCTCGGCTACACGGCCGGTGAGGCGGGCACCGTCGTCGTCGCCCCCTGGACCATCGGCGCGATCGTCCTGCTCGCCCAGGCCGGTGTCACCGGACGGCTGATGCGGCGCGGCGCCGGCAGCCGCCGCGCCCGGGGCTGGGTCGGCGGCACGCTGCTCGCGCTCGGCGCCCTGTGCTGTCTGGCGGTCCCCCTCGCGGACGGCGCCACGGCCAAGACCGTGCTGATCGCCCTCGGCTTCGGGCTCGGCGGTTCGTACGCGGCCGTCGCGGCGACCACCGTCAGCGAACTGGCCCCGCCGAACAGGGCCGGTGGCGCGCTGGGCGTCATGAACGCCCTGGTCACCCTGGCCGGACTGGCCGCCCCGGCCGTGGTGGGCGCCCTCGTCGACGCCCGGGGGACCGGCGGCTACCAGAACGCCGTCGTGCTCTCCGGTCTTCTCCTCGCCCTGGGGGCTGCGGCATCCTTCTGGCTCATCGACCCGGCCCGCGACACCGCCCGCCCGACCCTCTGACCCGCCCCCACCGCCCCAAGGAGCCCGCCCGTGAGCGCCGCCCCCGCCCTGGACACCAGCCCGCTCGACCTCGCCGTCTCCGAACTCCGCGCCCACGCCGACGCCTGGACCGCAACGCCGCTCCCCGAACGCGTCGCCCTCCTGGAGCGCATGCTCCCGCGCATCGCCGAGACCGCGCCCGCCATGGTCGCCGACGCGGCCGCCGCCAAGGGGTATGCCGCCGACTCGGCCTGGGCCGCCGAGGACTGGGTCACCGCCCCCTGGGCCCTGGCCCAGACGGTGAGCGCCTACCTCCACGTGCTGCGCAGGCTCGCCGCCGGACAGGACCCGGTCGACCGCACGGCCGTCCGTGAACGAGGGGGCCGCGTCCTGGTCGACGTCTTCCCCGCCACCGGGACGGACCGCCTCCTGCTCAACGGGTTCACCGCCGAGGTGTGGACCCTCCCCGGGACCACCCGCGCGCAGGCGCTGGCGGACGCGGCGGGGGAGTACCGGGGCCGCCAGGGGGAGCCGGCTGTCGCCCTGGTCCTGGGCGCGGGGAACGTCCCCGCGATCACCCCGCTCGACATCCTGCACAAGCTGTACGCGGAGGGCGAGGTCGTCCTCGCCAAGATGAACCCCGTCAACGCCTACCTGCGCCCGCACTTCGAGAAGGTGTTCGCCGAGTTCATCGACAAGGGCTGGGTGCGCTTCGTGGACGGCGGCGCCGATACCGGCGCCTACCTCACCACCCACGACGGCGTCGACACCATCCACGTCACCGGCAGCGAACGCACCCACGACGCGATCGTCTGGGGCACCGACGACCGGGCCGAGCGGCGCAGGAGCGAGGACACCCCGCTCAACGACAAGCCGTTCACCAGCGAACTCGGCGGCGTCAGCCCCTGCATCGTCAC
Proteins encoded in this window:
- a CDS encoding MFS transporter — protein: MTAAPIERPPHPTRVVAPAGTRTRAWTVTALLVVFMMVNFADKSVLGLAADEIRADLHLSATQFGLVNGAFFLLFSVAAVLVGLAADRVSPKILLLLMALLWSVAQVPAAIGGGLAVLVVSRVFLGAAEGPAFPVAQQATLAWFPNDRRNLPGALITLGVTLGVITSAPGLSWVIQHHGWRTALWVLAGVGLVWAAVWKVLGADGGHRVETARTPVREEAPAAPVPYRAILTSRTWIGATFAYFTSYWTVALMLVWLPSYLRNALGYTAGEAGTVVVAPWTIGAIVLLAQAGVTGRLMRRGAGSRRARGWVGGTLLALGALCCLAVPLADGATAKTVLIALGFGLGGSYAAVAATTVSELAPPNRAGGALGVMNALVTLAGLAAPAVVGALVDARGTGGYQNAVVLSGLLLALGAAASFWLIDPARDTARPTL
- a CDS encoding TauD/TfdA dioxygenase family protein, with the translated sequence MQTAVTNPKPVLDKPLMHYGSRTLERLAPGAEPVTYRQVGISPLTPHFGAVLDGVDLTRPITEELAEELRQALLEWKVIFFRKQTGFTADHQLALSGVWGPPEPNPFFPKTGTAGVSRLAKDAKAAGNKNIWHSDHSFMVNPALGSVLRAVEVPGAGGDTMWADMAAAYDNLPDDLKARIAELTAVHDWAPSWGALMNDEQKAEFRKSWPRVEHPVVVRHPRSGRKTLYVNEPFTTRINGLSDAESRELLDILVLQARIPEYQVRFHWEADSIAIWDNIATQHYAINDYFPQRRVMERIAIAGVPLS
- a CDS encoding aldehyde dehydrogenase family protein, yielding MSAAPALDTSPLDLAVSELRAHADAWTATPLPERVALLERMLPRIAETAPAMVADAAAAKGYAADSAWAAEDWVTAPWALAQTVSAYLHVLRRLAAGQDPVDRTAVRERGGRVLVDVFPATGTDRLLLNGFTAEVWTLPGTTRAQALADAAGEYRGRQGEPAVALVLGAGNVPAITPLDILHKLYAEGEVVLAKMNPVNAYLRPHFEKVFAEFIDKGWVRFVDGGADTGAYLTTHDGVDTIHVTGSERTHDAIVWGTDDRAERRRSEDTPLNDKPFTSELGGVSPCIVTPGPWSAADFRFQAEHIVTSKMNNSGHNCVASQILVVPREWDGTERLLAEVRRVLRELPPRADYYPGADDRLDAVVRAHPDAETHGEGACRLLVPDITDMGDPMLDIEVFASALGVVRLPGADAPAFLRAATEFANDRLPGTLGATLLVHPRTERAHRQAVEEAVAGLRYGTLGVNCWSAFGFLLGYTPWGAFPGHSRQDIGSGVGFVHNAFMLEHVEKAVVRAPFAPAPRGLFTGSPSLSPRPPYYVTNRTGRTTMERLTAYTTDPRVSRLPGIFASALLG